In Alosa sapidissima isolate fAloSap1 chromosome 11, fAloSap1.pri, whole genome shotgun sequence, a single window of DNA contains:
- the ppp1r15b gene encoding protein phosphatase 1 regulatory subunit 15B has product METESRKRNLDRSAMHLFGDSGMTILPWTRQILFVLWEQLRFLVHLIYYSFMSVFQMFRLEVHLRISEETGPHIQHMNTPGNPAEGFFLSSLFDNNKSMIVSSSSSLSKLSSDLAVTHPGSLLSSLVSDELCCSLVDDFVARAAEGFSDTEDLTIGQHASWKLGCPGEWNVFVGSEHSSGSNSSSSSSSSDLFYRSTHKDKIFSWENDVSGRSETPCDPYTPLSFSASIFSYSPRESADPAETSSWEFRVESSASVEDSHTLFSPAFGGRSDSESSWGSSDCSSADGDREESEKLWDLFSCSSDPYHPLHFTASASSSKPAKKDARVAPRPDNVIEPPTELPPSPTDSESIGPSSLSEDEETLWQSLCHSDDPYHPLHFKACIRSSTADAKVNPSASATTAQNPMNACSDSSAMSPDSSREFSPRAFQTRRKSKKLQLLGKRRPKGHCCTAFPDKQVFVPWRRKVKGEIVEEHEEGQPAVKKVQFSPRVQVHKMRAWSFALQASRKGHWEELARDRDRFRRRIQDTEQAIGYCLSQAHRETIAACQKSVEGKHHGSKRNLKQSVFLS; this is encoded by the exons ATGGAAACGGAGTCTCGAAAACGGAATTTGGACAGAAGTGCCATGCACCTGTTCGGAGACAGTGGCATGACGATCCTGCCATGGACAAGGCAAATTTTGTTTGTTCTGTGGGAGCAGTTGCGTTTCCTGGTCCATCTTATCTACTACAGTTTCATGTCAG TCTTTCAGATGTTCCGTCTGGAAGTCCATTTGAGAATCTCAGAGGAGACCGGACCGCACATTCAGCACATGAACACACCTGGAAATCCAGCAGAAGGCTTCTTTCTGTCCTCCTTGTTTGACAATAACAAAAGCATGATtgtctccagctccagctccttatccaagCTGAGCAGTGACTTGGCCGTTACCCACCCAGGGTCTCTGCTCTCCAGCCTGGTGTCGGATGAGCTCTGCTGCTCTCTTGTGGATGACTTTGTGGCTCGGGCGGCCGAGGGGTTCTCGGACACGGAGGACCTCACCATCGGCCAACACGCCAGCTGGAAACTGGGCTGCCCTGGTGAGTGGAATGTGTTTGTGGGATCTGAACACAGCAGCGGcagtaacagcagcagcagcagcagcagcagcgaccTCTTCTACAGGTCTACACACAAAGATAAAATCTTCAGCTGGGAGAATGATGTATCGGGGAGAAGTGAGACCCCTTGTGATCCTTATACACCACTGAGCTTTTCTGCTAGTATCTTCAGCTACTCTCCTCGGGAGAGCGCAGACCCAGCAGAGACCAGCAGCTGGGAGTTCAGAGTGGAGTCTTCGGCTTCTGTGGAGGACAGCCACACTCTTTTCTCCCCTGCCTTCGGGGGGCGCTCTGACAGTGAGAGCAGCTGGGGGAGTTCGGACTGCTCCAGTGCCGATGGAGACCGGGAGGAGAGCGAGAAGCTGTGGGATCTTTTCTCCTGCTCCTCAGACCCGTATCACCCGCTCCACTTTACTGCCAGTGCCTCAAGCTCCAAGCCCGCCAAGAAGGATGCCAGAGTAGCTCCCAGGCCTGACAATGTGATCGAACCCCCCACAGAGCTCCCACCCTCTCCGACAGATTCAGAAAGCATCGGTCCTTCATCCTTATCTGAGGATGAGGAGACCCTCTGGCAGTCGCTGTGTCACAGTGATGACCCATACCACCCTTTACATTTCAAAGCCTGCATCAGAAGCTCCACTGCTGATGCTAAGGTGAACCCCAGTGCCAGCGCCACCACCGCGCAGAACCCTATGAACGCTTGTTCAGATTCCAGTGCCATGTCGCCGGATTCCTCTCGTGAGTTTAGTCCAAGGGCATTCCAGACTCGGAGAAAGTCAAAGAAGCTACAGCTGCTCGGTAAGAGGCGACCCAAAGGTCACTGCTGCACCGCCTTTCCAGACAAACAAGTCTTTGTCCCCTGGAGGAGAAAGGTCAAAGGTGAAATCGTAGAGGAGCATGAAGAAGGTCAACCTGCTGTGAAGAAG GTTCAGTTCTCACCGCGGGTTCAGGTTCACAAGATGAGGGCGTGGTCATTTGCCCTTCAGGCCTCTCGCAAAGGACATTGGGAAGAGCTAGCCAGGGACAGGGATCGCTTTCGTAGGAGAATCCAGGACACAGAGCAGGCCATTGGCTACTGTCTGAGTCAAGCACACCGGGAGACGATCGCTGCCTGTCAAAAAAGCGTGGAAGGCAAACATCATGGAAGTAAACGGAACTTAAAACAATCAGTTTTCCTCTCGTGA